The following proteins are encoded in a genomic region of Pseudomonadota bacterium:
- a CDS encoding phosphoribosylaminoimidazolesuccinocarboxamide synthase has protein sequence MTKPVTETRFGNLNLIHRGKVRDLYEVEGKLLMVATDRISAFDVVMDDPIPGKGAILTKLSLFWLDYLKGILPNHLITADVDQFPAVCKPYRKILEGRSMLVKKARPLPVECIVRGYISGSFWKAYKKNTTVCGVDLPKGLLESDKFPTPLFTPSTKAALGEHDENISLEQMENLMGVDETRRISDVCIRLYEKAADFARTKGIIIADTKFELGWDNNELILIDEVLTPDSSRFWPMDEYKPGSGQPSFDKQFLRDYLLSLDWDQTPPPPKLPEDILSRTAARYGEAVTRIIGS, from the coding sequence ATGACAAAACCAGTAACCGAAACCCGGTTTGGAAATCTCAACCTCATTCACAGGGGCAAGGTGCGAGACCTTTATGAGGTTGAGGGCAAACTGTTAATGGTCGCCACGGACCGGATTTCTGCCTTTGATGTTGTGATGGATGACCCCATCCCCGGCAAAGGCGCCATACTTACGAAATTATCGCTGTTCTGGCTGGATTATCTCAAAGGTATTCTTCCCAATCATCTGATCACCGCTGATGTGGATCAGTTTCCAGCTGTATGTAAACCATACCGCAAGATTCTTGAGGGGCGCAGCATGTTGGTGAAAAAAGCGCGGCCGTTGCCGGTTGAGTGCATTGTCCGCGGTTATATTTCCGGATCCTTCTGGAAGGCGTATAAGAAAAATACCACTGTCTGTGGAGTTGATTTACCCAAGGGCTTACTGGAGTCGGATAAATTTCCTACACCGCTGTTTACGCCTTCAACAAAAGCGGCACTTGGCGAACATGATGAAAATATTTCTCTTGAGCAGATGGAAAATCTTATGGGAGTCGATGAAACCAGGCGGATATCTGATGTATGCATCCGACTCTATGAAAAGGCAGCGGATTTTGCCCGGACCAAAGGAATTATCATTGCAGACACCAAATTTGAACTGGGTTGGGATAACAACGAGTTGATTCTCATTGACGAAGTGCTGACCCCGGATTCTTCCCGGTTCTGGCCGATGGATGAGTATAAACCCGGCAGCGGACAGCCGAGTTTTGATAAACAGTTTCTGCGGGATTATCTGTTGTCTCTTGACTGGGATCAGACCCCGCCACCACCGAAACTTCCCGAGGATATCCTCTCAAGAACTGCGGCCCGTTACGGTGAAGCAGTTACCCGGATCATCGGATCCTGA
- a CDS encoding sulfurtransferase TusA family protein: MSAITADHVLDTQGLSCPMPMLKTKKTMKNVASGQILEVIGTDPGSKNDIPDWIKKSGHELVGSTDEGGVFRFFIKKG, encoded by the coding sequence ATGAGCGCAATCACCGCTGATCACGTATTGGACACCCAGGGATTAAGCTGCCCGATGCCCATGTTGAAAACCAAAAAAACCATGAAGAATGTCGCGTCAGGCCAGATTCTTGAAGTAATCGGCACTGACCCCGGTTCGAAGAACGATATTCCTGACTGGATCAAAAAATCCGGCCATGAACTTGTCGGCAGTACCGATGAGGGGGGAGTATTCCGGTTCTTTATCAAAAAAGGATAA
- a CDS encoding carbohydrate kinase, producing the protein MIIAVGEVVWDMFPDGRKVLGGAPVNVAYHLHTLGVEIGIISRIGSDILGEATVEKFKALGLPLDGLQRGDLPTGEVQVTVDGNNEPHFEIIAPAAWDNLDEGLAMDFAGDSKFDLVFGTLAQRDSRSRNVIGKLRAKASRRFYDVNLRPPFTTPELVLDSLGQNDIAKVNGHELLKIAGWSGCGGESKKDSARNLLERFDIKVLVVTEGSRGAWLVTGDQYFEDSGVKVEISDTVGAGDSFFAALIEGYVKGVPWAESLARANKRGAYVASQNGATPQMPEYL; encoded by the coding sequence ATGATCATAGCAGTGGGAGAGGTTGTCTGGGACATGTTCCCGGATGGGAGAAAAGTATTGGGCGGCGCGCCGGTCAATGTCGCATATCACCTTCACACCCTTGGGGTTGAAATCGGCATCATCAGCAGGATCGGTAGCGACATCCTGGGCGAGGCTACCGTAGAAAAATTCAAGGCACTGGGCCTTCCCCTGGATGGTCTGCAGCGCGGCGATCTTCCCACCGGAGAGGTGCAGGTAACGGTGGATGGTAATAATGAGCCGCATTTTGAAATCATCGCGCCTGCAGCCTGGGACAATCTGGATGAAGGTCTGGCGATGGATTTTGCAGGAGACTCGAAATTTGACCTGGTGTTCGGCACTCTGGCGCAAAGGGACAGTCGCAGTAGAAATGTTATCGGTAAATTACGGGCAAAGGCGTCCAGACGGTTTTATGATGTAAATCTGCGACCTCCCTTTACTACCCCTGAACTTGTTCTTGACTCTCTTGGGCAAAATGATATAGCAAAGGTCAATGGCCATGAGTTGCTTAAGATTGCCGGATGGTCGGGATGCGGCGGCGAGTCAAAAAAAGATTCAGCACGTAATCTTCTTGAGCGCTTTGATATCAAGGTGCTGGTTGTCACCGAAGGTTCCCGGGGGGCATGGCTTGTAACCGGTGATCAGTACTTTGAAGATTCCGGCGTCAAAGTTGAGATTTCAGATACGGTGGGCGCCGGTGATTCGTTTTTCGCCGCCCTGATTGAAGGGTATGTAAAAGGAGTGCCCTGGGCCGAGAGTCTGGCGAGGGCTAATAAGCGAGGCGCATACGTTGCTTCGCAAAACGGGGCGACTCCGCAGATGCCGGAATATTTGTAG